A window of Scomber scombrus chromosome 23, fScoSco1.1, whole genome shotgun sequence contains these coding sequences:
- the cth1 gene encoding cysteine three histidine 1, protein MFELEEGASCFYLFLFQIGSDDLFLPQYQDEELVDNLLSNEDSDGGGLSLAKALLPLVESSSALVPCSTRYKTELCTTYSATGFCKYAERCQFAHGLHELHVPFRHPKYKTELCRSYHTTGYCYYGSRCLFVHNPTEQRPALRRRRNFPCRTFRSFGVCPFGNRCNFLHVEGGDVGSSVESADIEKTPPAPSPPLQPQTKEWKPRGALCRTFSAFGFCLYGTRCRFQHGLPSKIKTPDQNQGNHFYPHPGSSGLPSPTSPFSFTSPNSLTSSPAPSTSSSPPPITPLTTLPAEPTAHNAFTFSSQHLSDLLLPLALHLQQLESSKAQEIWDNRVQ, encoded by the exons ATGTTTGAG TTAGAGGAGGGGGCTTCATGTTTCTACCTGTTTCTCTTCCAGATTGGTAGTGATGACCTGTTTCTGCCTCAGTACCAAGATGAGGAGTTGGTGGACAACCTGCTGTCCAATGAGGACTCAGATGGAGGTGGCCTCTCCCTGGCCAAGGCTCTGCTCCCCCTGGTAGAGTCCTCTTCTGCCCTCGTCCCCTGCTCCACCCGCTACAAGACGGAGCTCTGCACCACCTACTCAGCAACTGGTTTCTGTAAGTATGCTGAGCGCTGTCAGTTCGCCCACGGCCTCCACGAGCTCCACGTTCCCTTCCGCCACCCCAAATACAAGACTGAGCTGTGTCGCAGCTACCACACCACAGGCTATTGTTACTATGGCAGCCGCTGCCTGTTCGTCCACAACCCCACCGAGCAGCGCCCTGCTCTGCGCCGCAGGAGGAACTTCCCGTGCCGCACCTTCCGCTCCTTTGGAGTCTGTCCCTTCGGCAACCGCTGTAACTTCCTGCACGTCGAGGGTGGAGATGTCGGCAGCAGTGTGGAGTCAGCTGACATTGAGAAGACCCCACCCGCTCCCTCCCCCCCGCTGCAACCACAGACGAAGGAGTGGAAGCCACGTGGAGCTCTGTGTCGCACCTTCAGCGCGTTTGGCTTCTGCTTGTACGGCACACGCTGTCGCTTCCAGCACGGCCTACCCAGCAAGATTAAAACCCCAGACCAGAACCAAGGAAACCACTTCTACCCTCATCCAGGCAGCTCAGGTCTACCATCCCCCACCTCCCCTTTCAGCTTCACCTCACCAAACTCCCTAACCTCATCCCCTGCTCCCTCAACATCGTCTTCTCCTCCACCCATCACCCCACTCACCACCCTACCAGCAGAGCCCACAGCCCACAACGCCTTCACCTTCTCCAGCCAGCACCTGAGCGACCTGCTGCTGCCGCTGGCCCTccacctgcagcagctggagagCAGCAAGGCCCAGGAGATCTGGGACAACAGGGTGCAGTAA
- the mta2 gene encoding metastasis-associated protein MTA2 isoform X4, whose protein sequence is MAANMYRVGDYVYFENSSSNPYLIRRIEELNKTANGNVEAKVVCLFRRRDISGNLNTLADSNAREFEEESKQPSLAEQQKHQLKHRELFLSRQFESLPATHIRGKCNVTLLNETDVLAGYLEKEDCFFYSLVFDPVQKTLLADQGEIRVGSKYQAEIPDKLAEGESDNRIQEKLETKVWDPNNQLKDPQIDQFLVVARAVGTFARALDCSSSIRQPSLHMSAAAASRDITLFHAMDTLQKNNYDLAKAMSTLVPQGGPVLCRDEMEEWSASEAMLFEEALEKYGKDFNDIRQDFLPWKSLASVVQFYYMWKTTDRYIQQKRLKAAEADSKLKQVYIPTYTKPNPNQIMVPGSKPGMNGAAGFQKGLSCESCHSKYSQDLTREEGRYLSAAQSPQWYAWGPPNMQCRLCASCWIYWKKYGGLKTPTQLEGAARAGSESGPRGHMTRQEVQGLSPFTRNEGRAKLLAKNRQTFILQTTKLTRVARRVCEDILQPRRAARRPYASINANAVKAECMIRLPKATKTQVKTKVIPRPSLATIVKDLAISAPLKLKASRGPPTPINRNQASQPRGAQSLLGKRGFDSATGVPYPANGRPYTSGL, encoded by the exons ATTACGTGTACTTTGAGAATTCCTCCAGCAACCCTTACCTGATCCGCAGAATAGAAGAGCTCAACAAA ACAGCCAATGGGAACGTGGAGGCCAAGGTGGTGTGTCTGTTCAGGAGGCGAGATATCTCAGGCAACCTCAACACTCTGGCTGACAGCAACGCAA gAGAGTTCGAGGAGGAGTCGAAGCAGCCGTCACTGGCTGAACAACAGAAACACCAGCTCAAACACAGAGAACTCTTCCTGTCTCGACAGTTTGAATCTCTACCTGCCACTCACATACG gGGGAAATGTAATGTCACCCTCCTCAATGAAACAGATGTCTTGGCCGGCTACCTAGAGAAAGAG GATTGTTTCTTCTACTCGCTGGTGTTCGACCCGGTGCAGAAGACCCTGCTGGCAGACCAGGGAGAGATCCGGGTGGGTTCCAAGTATCAGGCAGAGATCCCTGACAAGCTAGCTGAGG gtgaatCAGACAACAGGATCCAGGAGAAGCTGGAGACTAAGGTTTGGGACCCCAACAACCAGCTCAAAGACCCTCAGATCGACCAGTTCCTGGTGGTGGCAAG agctGTGGGGACATTCGCTCGTGCCCTGGACTGCAGCAGCTCCATCCGCCAGCCCAGCCTCCACATGAGTGCAGCTGCAGCTTCCAGAGATATCACActg tTCCACGCTATGGACACGTTGCAGAAGAACAACTATGACCTGGCCAAAGCCATGTCCACCCTGGTGCCTCAGGGGGGGCCAGTGCTCTGCCGTGATGAGATGGAGGAGTGGAGCGCCTCCGAGGCCATGCTGTTTGAGGAGGCTCTGGAGAAATACGGAAAAGACTTCAATGACATCCGCCAGGACTTT ctACCCTGGAAGTCTCTAGCCAGTGTGGTCCAGTTCTACTACATGTGGAAGACTACAGACCGCTACAtccaacag AAACGACTAAAGGCAGCAGAGGCAGACAGCAAGCTGAAGCAGGTGTACATCCCCACTTA CACCAAACCCAACCCCAATCAAATCATGGTTCCGGGCAGCAAGCCTGGGATGAACGGAGCAGCAGGCTTTCAGAAAGGACTCAGCTGTGAGAGCTGCCACAGTAAGTACAGCCAGGATCTGACCAGAGAGGAAGGACGTTATTTGTCAG CGGCCCAGTCCCCTCAGTGGTACGCCTGGGGCCCTCCCAACATGCAGTGCAGACTGTGCGCCTCCTGCTGGATCTACTGGAAGAAGTACGGAGGCCTGAAGACCCCCACACAGCTAGAGGGCGCCGCTCGAGCTGGCTCT GAGTCAGGGCCCCGCGGTCACATGACCCGCCAGGAGGTCCAGGGCCTGTCACCGTTCACCCGCAACGAGGGTCGAGCCAAGCTGCTGGCCAAGAACCGCCAGACGTTCATCCTGCAGACCACCAAGCTGACCCGCGTCGCCCGGCGGGTGTGTGAGGACATCCTGCAGCCGCGCCGTGCTGCCAGACGGCCCTACGCCTCCATCAACGCCAACGCCGTCAAGGCTGAGT GTATGATCCGGCTGCCCAAAGCTACAAAAACTCAAGTAAAGACCAAGGTGATACCTCGACCGTCACTGGCCACCATAGTGAAGGATTTAG CCATATCTGCTCCTCTGAAACTGAAGGCGTCCAGAGGACCCCCGACACCCATCAACAGGAACCAGGCCAGCCAGCCTCGTGGGGCCCAGAGCCTGCTGGGGAAGAGAGGCTTCGACAGC GCTACAGGGGTGCCCTACCCAGCCAATGGGAGGCCGTACACTTCAG GGCTCTGA
- the mta2 gene encoding metastasis-associated protein MTA2 isoform X2, whose protein sequence is MAANMYRVGDYVYFENSSSNPYLIRRIEELNKTANGNVEAKVVCLFRRRDISGNLNTLADSNAREFEEESKQPSLAEQQKHQLKHRELFLSRQFESLPATHIRGKCNVTLLNETDVLAGYLEKEDCFFYSLVFDPVQKTLLADQGEIRVGSKYQAEIPDKLAEGESDNRIQEKLETKVWDPNNQLKDPQIDQFLVVARAVGTFARALDCSSSIRQPSLHMSAAAASRDITLFHAMDTLQKNNYDLAKAMSTLVPQGGPVLCRDEMEEWSASEAMLFEEALEKYGKDFNDIRQDFLPWKSLASVVQFYYMWKTTDRYIQQKRLKAAEADSKLKQVYIPTYTKPNPNQIMVPGSKPGMNGAAGFQKGLSCESCHSKYSQDLTREEGRYLSAAQSPQWYAWGPPNMQCRLCASCWIYWKKYGGLKTPTQLEGAARAGSSGPRGHMTRQEVQGLSPFTRNEGRAKLLAKNRQTFILQTTKLTRVARRVCEDILQPRRAARRPYASINANAVKAECMIRLPKATKTQVKTKVIPRPSLATIVKDLAISAPLKLKASRGPPTPINRNQASQPRGAQSLLGKRGFDSATGVPYPANGRPYTSGMRTTSQSVIKRQKVSQGEAPNPVVFVATKDTRALRKHLTQSEMRRAARKPHLPVRIKLPPPPRSLVSLLPSSTSEPIVLED, encoded by the exons ATTACGTGTACTTTGAGAATTCCTCCAGCAACCCTTACCTGATCCGCAGAATAGAAGAGCTCAACAAA ACAGCCAATGGGAACGTGGAGGCCAAGGTGGTGTGTCTGTTCAGGAGGCGAGATATCTCAGGCAACCTCAACACTCTGGCTGACAGCAACGCAA gAGAGTTCGAGGAGGAGTCGAAGCAGCCGTCACTGGCTGAACAACAGAAACACCAGCTCAAACACAGAGAACTCTTCCTGTCTCGACAGTTTGAATCTCTACCTGCCACTCACATACG gGGGAAATGTAATGTCACCCTCCTCAATGAAACAGATGTCTTGGCCGGCTACCTAGAGAAAGAG GATTGTTTCTTCTACTCGCTGGTGTTCGACCCGGTGCAGAAGACCCTGCTGGCAGACCAGGGAGAGATCCGGGTGGGTTCCAAGTATCAGGCAGAGATCCCTGACAAGCTAGCTGAGG gtgaatCAGACAACAGGATCCAGGAGAAGCTGGAGACTAAGGTTTGGGACCCCAACAACCAGCTCAAAGACCCTCAGATCGACCAGTTCCTGGTGGTGGCAAG agctGTGGGGACATTCGCTCGTGCCCTGGACTGCAGCAGCTCCATCCGCCAGCCCAGCCTCCACATGAGTGCAGCTGCAGCTTCCAGAGATATCACActg tTCCACGCTATGGACACGTTGCAGAAGAACAACTATGACCTGGCCAAAGCCATGTCCACCCTGGTGCCTCAGGGGGGGCCAGTGCTCTGCCGTGATGAGATGGAGGAGTGGAGCGCCTCCGAGGCCATGCTGTTTGAGGAGGCTCTGGAGAAATACGGAAAAGACTTCAATGACATCCGCCAGGACTTT ctACCCTGGAAGTCTCTAGCCAGTGTGGTCCAGTTCTACTACATGTGGAAGACTACAGACCGCTACAtccaacag AAACGACTAAAGGCAGCAGAGGCAGACAGCAAGCTGAAGCAGGTGTACATCCCCACTTA CACCAAACCCAACCCCAATCAAATCATGGTTCCGGGCAGCAAGCCTGGGATGAACGGAGCAGCAGGCTTTCAGAAAGGACTCAGCTGTGAGAGCTGCCACAGTAAGTACAGCCAGGATCTGACCAGAGAGGAAGGACGTTATTTGTCAG CGGCCCAGTCCCCTCAGTGGTACGCCTGGGGCCCTCCCAACATGCAGTGCAGACTGTGCGCCTCCTGCTGGATCTACTGGAAGAAGTACGGAGGCCTGAAGACCCCCACACAGCTAGAGGGCGCCGCTCGAGCTGGCTCT TCAGGGCCCCGCGGTCACATGACCCGCCAGGAGGTCCAGGGCCTGTCACCGTTCACCCGCAACGAGGGTCGAGCCAAGCTGCTGGCCAAGAACCGCCAGACGTTCATCCTGCAGACCACCAAGCTGACCCGCGTCGCCCGGCGGGTGTGTGAGGACATCCTGCAGCCGCGCCGTGCTGCCAGACGGCCCTACGCCTCCATCAACGCCAACGCCGTCAAGGCTGAGT GTATGATCCGGCTGCCCAAAGCTACAAAAACTCAAGTAAAGACCAAGGTGATACCTCGACCGTCACTGGCCACCATAGTGAAGGATTTAG CCATATCTGCTCCTCTGAAACTGAAGGCGTCCAGAGGACCCCCGACACCCATCAACAGGAACCAGGCCAGCCAGCCTCGTGGGGCCCAGAGCCTGCTGGGGAAGAGAGGCTTCGACAGC GCTACAGGGGTGCCCTACCCAGCCAATGGGAGGCCGTACACTTCAGGTATGAGGACCACCTCCCAGTCTGTCATCAAGCGGCAGAAAGTCAGCCAGGGGGAGGCTCCTAACCCCGTGGTGTTTGTGGCCACAAAGGACACCAG GGCTCTGAGGAAACATCTAACCCAGTCAGAGATGCGTCGGGCAGCCAGGAAACCTCACCTCCCAGTCCGGATCAAGCTGCCACCTCCCCCTCGTTCCCTCGTGTCCCTGCTCCCCTCCAGCACCAGCGAACCCATCGTCCTGGAGGACTGA
- the mta2 gene encoding metastasis-associated protein MTA2 isoform X1: MAANMYRVGDYVYFENSSSNPYLIRRIEELNKTANGNVEAKVVCLFRRRDISGNLNTLADSNAREFEEESKQPSLAEQQKHQLKHRELFLSRQFESLPATHIRGKCNVTLLNETDVLAGYLEKEDCFFYSLVFDPVQKTLLADQGEIRVGSKYQAEIPDKLAEGESDNRIQEKLETKVWDPNNQLKDPQIDQFLVVARAVGTFARALDCSSSIRQPSLHMSAAAASRDITLFHAMDTLQKNNYDLAKAMSTLVPQGGPVLCRDEMEEWSASEAMLFEEALEKYGKDFNDIRQDFLPWKSLASVVQFYYMWKTTDRYIQQKRLKAAEADSKLKQVYIPTYTKPNPNQIMVPGSKPGMNGAAGFQKGLSCESCHSKYSQDLTREEGRYLSAAQSPQWYAWGPPNMQCRLCASCWIYWKKYGGLKTPTQLEGAARAGSESGPRGHMTRQEVQGLSPFTRNEGRAKLLAKNRQTFILQTTKLTRVARRVCEDILQPRRAARRPYASINANAVKAECMIRLPKATKTQVKTKVIPRPSLATIVKDLAISAPLKLKASRGPPTPINRNQASQPRGAQSLLGKRGFDSATGVPYPANGRPYTSGMRTTSQSVIKRQKVSQGEAPNPVVFVATKDTRALRKHLTQSEMRRAARKPHLPVRIKLPPPPRSLVSLLPSSTSEPIVLED, translated from the exons ATTACGTGTACTTTGAGAATTCCTCCAGCAACCCTTACCTGATCCGCAGAATAGAAGAGCTCAACAAA ACAGCCAATGGGAACGTGGAGGCCAAGGTGGTGTGTCTGTTCAGGAGGCGAGATATCTCAGGCAACCTCAACACTCTGGCTGACAGCAACGCAA gAGAGTTCGAGGAGGAGTCGAAGCAGCCGTCACTGGCTGAACAACAGAAACACCAGCTCAAACACAGAGAACTCTTCCTGTCTCGACAGTTTGAATCTCTACCTGCCACTCACATACG gGGGAAATGTAATGTCACCCTCCTCAATGAAACAGATGTCTTGGCCGGCTACCTAGAGAAAGAG GATTGTTTCTTCTACTCGCTGGTGTTCGACCCGGTGCAGAAGACCCTGCTGGCAGACCAGGGAGAGATCCGGGTGGGTTCCAAGTATCAGGCAGAGATCCCTGACAAGCTAGCTGAGG gtgaatCAGACAACAGGATCCAGGAGAAGCTGGAGACTAAGGTTTGGGACCCCAACAACCAGCTCAAAGACCCTCAGATCGACCAGTTCCTGGTGGTGGCAAG agctGTGGGGACATTCGCTCGTGCCCTGGACTGCAGCAGCTCCATCCGCCAGCCCAGCCTCCACATGAGTGCAGCTGCAGCTTCCAGAGATATCACActg tTCCACGCTATGGACACGTTGCAGAAGAACAACTATGACCTGGCCAAAGCCATGTCCACCCTGGTGCCTCAGGGGGGGCCAGTGCTCTGCCGTGATGAGATGGAGGAGTGGAGCGCCTCCGAGGCCATGCTGTTTGAGGAGGCTCTGGAGAAATACGGAAAAGACTTCAATGACATCCGCCAGGACTTT ctACCCTGGAAGTCTCTAGCCAGTGTGGTCCAGTTCTACTACATGTGGAAGACTACAGACCGCTACAtccaacag AAACGACTAAAGGCAGCAGAGGCAGACAGCAAGCTGAAGCAGGTGTACATCCCCACTTA CACCAAACCCAACCCCAATCAAATCATGGTTCCGGGCAGCAAGCCTGGGATGAACGGAGCAGCAGGCTTTCAGAAAGGACTCAGCTGTGAGAGCTGCCACAGTAAGTACAGCCAGGATCTGACCAGAGAGGAAGGACGTTATTTGTCAG CGGCCCAGTCCCCTCAGTGGTACGCCTGGGGCCCTCCCAACATGCAGTGCAGACTGTGCGCCTCCTGCTGGATCTACTGGAAGAAGTACGGAGGCCTGAAGACCCCCACACAGCTAGAGGGCGCCGCTCGAGCTGGCTCT GAGTCAGGGCCCCGCGGTCACATGACCCGCCAGGAGGTCCAGGGCCTGTCACCGTTCACCCGCAACGAGGGTCGAGCCAAGCTGCTGGCCAAGAACCGCCAGACGTTCATCCTGCAGACCACCAAGCTGACCCGCGTCGCCCGGCGGGTGTGTGAGGACATCCTGCAGCCGCGCCGTGCTGCCAGACGGCCCTACGCCTCCATCAACGCCAACGCCGTCAAGGCTGAGT GTATGATCCGGCTGCCCAAAGCTACAAAAACTCAAGTAAAGACCAAGGTGATACCTCGACCGTCACTGGCCACCATAGTGAAGGATTTAG CCATATCTGCTCCTCTGAAACTGAAGGCGTCCAGAGGACCCCCGACACCCATCAACAGGAACCAGGCCAGCCAGCCTCGTGGGGCCCAGAGCCTGCTGGGGAAGAGAGGCTTCGACAGC GCTACAGGGGTGCCCTACCCAGCCAATGGGAGGCCGTACACTTCAGGTATGAGGACCACCTCCCAGTCTGTCATCAAGCGGCAGAAAGTCAGCCAGGGGGAGGCTCCTAACCCCGTGGTGTTTGTGGCCACAAAGGACACCAG GGCTCTGAGGAAACATCTAACCCAGTCAGAGATGCGTCGGGCAGCCAGGAAACCTCACCTCCCAGTCCGGATCAAGCTGCCACCTCCCCCTCGTTCCCTCGTGTCCCTGCTCCCCTCCAGCACCAGCGAACCCATCGTCCTGGAGGACTGA
- the mta2 gene encoding metastasis-associated protein MTA2 isoform X3, with product MAANMYRVGDYVYFENSSSNPYLIRRIEELNKTANGNVEAKVVCLFRRRDISGNLNTLADSNAREFEEESKQPSLAEQQKHQLKHRELFLSRQFESLPATHIRGKCNVTLLNETDVLAGYLEKEDCFFYSLVFDPVQKTLLADQGEIRVGSKYQAEIPDKLAEGESDNRIQEKLETKVWDPNNQLKDPQIDQFLVVARAVGTFARALDCSSSIRQPSLHMSAAAASRDITLFHAMDTLQKNNYDLAKAMSTLVPQGGPVLCRDEMEEWSASEAMLFEEALEKYGKDFNDIRQDFLPWKSLASVVQFYYMWKTTDRYIQQKRLKAAEADSKLKQVYIPTYTKPNPNQIMVPGSKPGMNGAAGFQKGLSCESCHTAQSPQWYAWGPPNMQCRLCASCWIYWKKYGGLKTPTQLEGAARAGSESGPRGHMTRQEVQGLSPFTRNEGRAKLLAKNRQTFILQTTKLTRVARRVCEDILQPRRAARRPYASINANAVKAECMIRLPKATKTQVKTKVIPRPSLATIVKDLAISAPLKLKASRGPPTPINRNQASQPRGAQSLLGKRGFDSATGVPYPANGRPYTSGMRTTSQSVIKRQKVSQGEAPNPVVFVATKDTRALRKHLTQSEMRRAARKPHLPVRIKLPPPPRSLVSLLPSSTSEPIVLED from the exons ATTACGTGTACTTTGAGAATTCCTCCAGCAACCCTTACCTGATCCGCAGAATAGAAGAGCTCAACAAA ACAGCCAATGGGAACGTGGAGGCCAAGGTGGTGTGTCTGTTCAGGAGGCGAGATATCTCAGGCAACCTCAACACTCTGGCTGACAGCAACGCAA gAGAGTTCGAGGAGGAGTCGAAGCAGCCGTCACTGGCTGAACAACAGAAACACCAGCTCAAACACAGAGAACTCTTCCTGTCTCGACAGTTTGAATCTCTACCTGCCACTCACATACG gGGGAAATGTAATGTCACCCTCCTCAATGAAACAGATGTCTTGGCCGGCTACCTAGAGAAAGAG GATTGTTTCTTCTACTCGCTGGTGTTCGACCCGGTGCAGAAGACCCTGCTGGCAGACCAGGGAGAGATCCGGGTGGGTTCCAAGTATCAGGCAGAGATCCCTGACAAGCTAGCTGAGG gtgaatCAGACAACAGGATCCAGGAGAAGCTGGAGACTAAGGTTTGGGACCCCAACAACCAGCTCAAAGACCCTCAGATCGACCAGTTCCTGGTGGTGGCAAG agctGTGGGGACATTCGCTCGTGCCCTGGACTGCAGCAGCTCCATCCGCCAGCCCAGCCTCCACATGAGTGCAGCTGCAGCTTCCAGAGATATCACActg tTCCACGCTATGGACACGTTGCAGAAGAACAACTATGACCTGGCCAAAGCCATGTCCACCCTGGTGCCTCAGGGGGGGCCAGTGCTCTGCCGTGATGAGATGGAGGAGTGGAGCGCCTCCGAGGCCATGCTGTTTGAGGAGGCTCTGGAGAAATACGGAAAAGACTTCAATGACATCCGCCAGGACTTT ctACCCTGGAAGTCTCTAGCCAGTGTGGTCCAGTTCTACTACATGTGGAAGACTACAGACCGCTACAtccaacag AAACGACTAAAGGCAGCAGAGGCAGACAGCAAGCTGAAGCAGGTGTACATCCCCACTTA CACCAAACCCAACCCCAATCAAATCATGGTTCCGGGCAGCAAGCCTGGGATGAACGGAGCAGCAGGCTTTCAGAAAGGACTCAGCTGTGAGAGCTGCCACA CGGCCCAGTCCCCTCAGTGGTACGCCTGGGGCCCTCCCAACATGCAGTGCAGACTGTGCGCCTCCTGCTGGATCTACTGGAAGAAGTACGGAGGCCTGAAGACCCCCACACAGCTAGAGGGCGCCGCTCGAGCTGGCTCT GAGTCAGGGCCCCGCGGTCACATGACCCGCCAGGAGGTCCAGGGCCTGTCACCGTTCACCCGCAACGAGGGTCGAGCCAAGCTGCTGGCCAAGAACCGCCAGACGTTCATCCTGCAGACCACCAAGCTGACCCGCGTCGCCCGGCGGGTGTGTGAGGACATCCTGCAGCCGCGCCGTGCTGCCAGACGGCCCTACGCCTCCATCAACGCCAACGCCGTCAAGGCTGAGT GTATGATCCGGCTGCCCAAAGCTACAAAAACTCAAGTAAAGACCAAGGTGATACCTCGACCGTCACTGGCCACCATAGTGAAGGATTTAG CCATATCTGCTCCTCTGAAACTGAAGGCGTCCAGAGGACCCCCGACACCCATCAACAGGAACCAGGCCAGCCAGCCTCGTGGGGCCCAGAGCCTGCTGGGGAAGAGAGGCTTCGACAGC GCTACAGGGGTGCCCTACCCAGCCAATGGGAGGCCGTACACTTCAGGTATGAGGACCACCTCCCAGTCTGTCATCAAGCGGCAGAAAGTCAGCCAGGGGGAGGCTCCTAACCCCGTGGTGTTTGTGGCCACAAAGGACACCAG GGCTCTGAGGAAACATCTAACCCAGTCAGAGATGCGTCGGGCAGCCAGGAAACCTCACCTCCCAGTCCGGATCAAGCTGCCACCTCCCCCTCGTTCCCTCGTGTCCCTGCTCCCCTCCAGCACCAGCGAACCCATCGTCCTGGAGGACTGA